One genomic segment of Rhodothermales bacterium includes these proteins:
- a CDS encoding four helix bundle protein — protein MRIDRVEDLRAYRRAFESAMQIFEWSEQWPKEERYALTDQVRRSSRAVCANLSESWAKRRYPKHFVAKLSDAHGEAEETLTWLRFAVRCHYFVGDEVEVFVEQYREVIGGLVNMMSHPSDWSRPAQGVRENDVAYAA, from the coding sequence ATGCGTATCGACCGAGTTGAAGACTTGCGGGCGTATCGCCGGGCCTTCGAATCTGCGATGCAGATTTTCGAGTGGTCAGAGCAATGGCCGAAAGAAGAACGATATGCATTAACCGATCAGGTACGTCGTTCGTCTCGAGCGGTCTGTGCGAACCTGTCCGAATCTTGGGCGAAACGACGCTACCCAAAGCACTTCGTTGCCAAACTGAGTGACGCCCACGGCGAAGCGGAGGAGACCCTGACGTGGCTCCGCTTTGCCGTTCGGTGTCACTACTTCGTCGGAGATGAAGTGGAAGTGTTCGTCGAGCAATACCGCGAAGTCATCGGCGGCCTCGTCAATATGATGAGCCACCCGAGTGACTGGTCCCGTCCCGCTCAGGGGGTTCGGGAAAACGACGTCGCCTACGCTGCCTAA